The Eleginops maclovinus isolate JMC-PN-2008 ecotype Puerto Natales chromosome 18, JC_Emac_rtc_rv5, whole genome shotgun sequence genome segment ATTTGAGGTTCCTGGATTCTCCAAAAGTAGTACAGGAGCTGAAGCCTTGATCCATCAAGCTCCTCTGGTGTGGAACCAGCTCCCAGCTTTTGTTCTGGGGGCAGAGACCCTGTCCACGTTTAAGAGGAGGCTAAAGATTTCTCTCTCTACAGAaagcttattaaaaaaaaggtcccctattatacaaaatgcattttctgctgtcttttatacataaatgtgtccccggtgtgtaagaaGACTcataaagtgtcagaaaatacaaccctctctcttttcctccttacttACATCTCTAAAAAAGGGGGTACAAActagctgatccagatttgcttctgatatgatgtcatatcggaaatgtaggctggctttacgttgaagtcctggcaacgtcctgcccacgtgacacgtcccaacctatcgtttACAATGTACAGACAGCGAGTggaatcccctccgcagcacctctgtgtgtctgtgtattcagcaggatgtctgcaggagggacttagagttgttgtatatatgatacatataatgtctctgttgtagtggtaaccactgagaagtgtttcagaaataatgcttgatgtggttttgaacataatatggggtttaatcacggcagtgttCAGTTGACattctccattagaaacttctctcttcagacagagagctgcatgacgctccaaaggggcgtggtcagcttcagctcagctcagatttaaagcaacagtcacagaatcagcacttcaggaacagtgctgaaatagaggggtatgaggcatgctacaatgggtgatctgtttggtattttgagcaaaacacttcacagacaagttttgtatagatattgccctacaatatattgttgaaatatagcataataggagacctttaaggcaGGCTCAGGCTAACTTTGTTAAAATTAAGGTTTCCAGATAAATTGCATGCATTAACGTTGACAGGGACAGCCCTTGTTTATAGTCATTATTGGTATTATTGTAGTTTAAGGAGCAGATTGCTGTCCCATCCCATAGCTCACTTCTGCTcaaaggggattttttttttcctaaccAATACTATGATTTGGTTGGTTTGATTGCAGTATGTAGCCCGGTCAAATCACCCCAAAAATCACAAACCAATCTGTGCGACCTGGACTCAACCATAGACTTAACTAATGTCCTTTAATAGGAAACAGGACTGGATGAAAACATTGTTACGAAGCTCAGGTGCACCAGGTGGCTGTGCAGGAAATCATCCACAGCCAGATTCATAGCTCATCCAAATATGTTAAAGGAGGCCTAAGAGTAAAAATCTAATTGGGATCTTAGCTGAGGGGCTCTCATCCTGAAGCTCAGGTGCAGTCTGGTTCCACATTTCTGCTCTCAACGTCCTTTCCACAGATGCTGCCTAGACCCAACAATGGTTTCGCTAAATTAAGAGTACTAAACAGGCTGATAGGCCAACATCTTAAAATGATTGAACCATAATAATAGCTCTAAAAGGTTACAACAAACAAGCAGGAATTTAAACAGAGAAGGATGAGGGATGCAAAAATGAAGAGGCAATACAATGTTATTGGAAACCATTTGAAACCCAAACCCAACTCGCAGACCTTTACAGTCATGCAATATAAGAAAGGCAGACTTCATCTCCATGTCTGAATGTATAAATTGTATATCTCATATAGAAACTCCGGCAAGTCAGAGTACAAATACACAACATGGTGCAAAGTTATATTatgttaacatgttttatattcaatattttaaatgcCCTTTTAGGGACAGGTATTGGGCATTTGCAGTAGCTATAAATCCTGTGATCAATTGCATTGGATACTTGCTTTGCAGTTCTCTGTGTACATTGTGTTTTCCCCTAATTAATAAACAAGGCattcaaatacaattcaaaaagaacatgcatttatatttatttatattgcaattTCCATTGTCCACTGTCACTCCTTTTGAGTTCAGATTTGGATGCCTGCTCTCATGCATTTAtagactgtttgtgtttttattaggGATGTCAattgattaaaatattttagATTGTCCATATAACTTACGATTAATTAAATCAATCGCAATTTTTTTGTCTAATCTAAATGTACCTTTAAAGGGACATTTTATGGGTTTTTGTGAGTGTACATATATGATTGCATATAATAAATTCCaaattatgtttataataaataaaccttttttttcaatacaGTAAGCATaattgtttttgcaaaaaacaTATATTCCCCAGAAGTTATGAATCTTTTTTTACAGTGGTGGCTCTCTAAGGCAGTTCACATGTGTGGTGGTTTGATGCGATGCGACTTATCTCTAGCACACACTCGTCCTCCACACTGTTTATTGGCCAGTCTGTATACACCCCTTTAGCTATCGCTGTAGCAAGTTTTTTGCTTGTTATGTTGTCCATCCTTCTCCGTTGAAAGAGTGTTCTCCTTGCGAGGGGGGGCGGGTCTCTGGGAATCAGCGCTATGCTTGGCCAGCAAGTGATATATGAAACTCAACGTACTCCAGTGGAAACTTAATCCATTTTGACagtttatttgacagcttttggTTACTAGTTAGATATAGATTCTTatataattcaaaatataaatcaattattaaatacactttgactATAGTTATAGGTTACGATatcaattatattatattaaccCAGTAACTCAATACATATACGATTCTGAAAGGGCCATTATGCAGAAggagtacttttggtactttaagtatctTTTGATACCAAtgcatttgtacttttactggtaacagagtatttttgaCACCACTGCTCACATGAGTGTAGAGCTGTGTGCTACAAAAGCCTGAATTTCAGagaaatattttacaaatgaagACTATTTTCAAATGTAGAGCAGAATGTAAGCAAGGCTCCATTTGTAAATGAGGAAACACAGTTTGTGTCAGCGCTGCTCCTCGTCCTGGAATTAGTTTGATAAGCCCTCATTTTGATAAGGATGGGTGTAACCAacatagaatcggaggatgaaacctcATTTTGATAAGGATGGGTGTAACCAACATGTTATTCAGATCACAGCTCACACTAGTTTCAGCTCTCAGGAAGTGACACTCAGACACTCACTGCCTCTGAGAGGTGAAATGGCGCAGAAAGGAGTTCAGCTGGACCGGGAAACCTTCTCTTGTCCGATCTGTCTGGATCTGCTGAAGGACCCGGTGGCTTTTCCCTGTGGACACACATACTGCATGAAGTGTATTGAAGGCGTCTGGGATGGAGAGGATGAGAAGAAGATCCACACCTGCCCCCGGTGTAGGCAAAGCTTTTCACCAAGgcctgtcctgctgaaaaacaccATGTTAGCAGCTTTAGTGGACGAGCTGAAGAAGACTGGACTCCAAGTTGCTCCTGCTGATCACTGCTATGCTGGAGCTGAAGAAGTGGCCTGTGATGTCTGCACTGGGAGAAAACTGAGAGCTAGTCAGTCCTGTCTTGTGTGTCTGGCCTCTTCCTGTGACAAACACCTCCAGCCTCATTATGAAGTAgctccattaaaaaaacacaggctGGTGGAGCCCTCCAAGATGCTCCAGGAGAACATCTGCTCTCGTCACTACAAGGAGATGAAGATGTTTTGCCGTACTGATCAGCAGTGTATCTGTTATCTCTGCTCTGTGGATGAACATAAAGGCCACGACACAGTGtccgctgcagcagagaggactgagaggcagagagatctGGAGGGGAGGCGACAAAACATCCAGCAGAGGATccaggacagagagaaggaggtgaagctGCTTCAGCCGGAGGTGGAGGCCGTCAACCGCTCTGCTGATAAAGCAGTGGAGGACAGTGAGAAGACGTTTACTGAGTTGATCCGTCTCATGGAGAAAAGAAGCTCTGATGTGAAGCAGCAGGTCAGATCCCAGCAGAAGGGGGAAGTGAGTCGAGTCAAAGAGCTTCAGGAGATCTCTGAACTGAAGAGGAGAGACgctgagctgaagctgctcTCTCACACAGAGGACCACAACCAGTTTCTGCACAACTACCCCTCCCTGTCACCTCTCAGTGAACCTACACACTCATCCAGCACCAACATCGGTCCTCTGCGCTACTTTGAGGTCCTGACGGCAGCCGTGTCAGCACTCAGAGACAAACTAGAGGACGTCCTGAGAGATGAATGGACAGACGTCTCATCAACTGAAGTAGATGTTTTACTGTCACCAGCAGAGCCCACCACCagagctgtgtttttaaaatattcacagGAAATCACACTGGacccaaacacagcacacacacagctgttgttATCTGAGGGGAgcagaaaagcaacaaatatgGGAAAACATCAGTTTTATTCCAGTCATCAAGACAGATTCACTGTATATCCTCAGGTCCTGAGCAGAGAGAGTCTGATGGGACGTTGTTACTGGGAGGTGGAGTGGAGAGGGGGAGTACTTTTTATAGCAGTCGCGTACAAGAATATCAGCGGGTGTGAATGTGGATTTGGAAACAATGACAAATCTTGGGCTTTGTTTTATCAACAATACAGTTATACATTTTGTTACAACAGCATCAACACTCCCGTCTCAGGTCCTCAGTCCTCCAGAGTAGGAGTGTACCTGGATCACAGAGCAGGTATTCTGTCCTTCTACAGCATCTCTGAAACCATGACTCTcctccacagagtccagaccacATTCACTGAGCCGCTACATGCTGGACTTTTGCTTTATAACCCTGGAGACACAGCAGAGTTGTGTCAACTGACATAGCCTAAAGTCCTTTGAGGAACTCTTCTACTTCTTAATGTCACCGTGTGTCCATCAGAGCTGATTGTTCATGTGTTCACTGCGCAGAgatcagctgtcaatcaaacattaTGGGTGGTGCTTTATCTTCTAATGAGTTGTTCTGTAAATGTTGGAGGTTCTTTAGGCGGCGCTccttcctgtgtctgtgtctgttacTGCTCAGGATGATTTATGATTGTTAATAAAAGAGCTAAGAGAGGTGAAAATCTcagtcttttgttgtttttttaaacacaaaattaTCTAtaaattaaagttatttttctgaaaaaatatatttgcactttcatatattttatttatttttaggattaagaaaaatgaaataaataaattctgattttctttttacagaatGAAGTGTGAAACCTTGTGTGCATTAAAAGTCAATGTATATGAATACCTAACGTGTAAATGGGCAAACACTCTCTCAGctgcatgtttaaatattaCTGCCACCAAAGGCCTTTGttagtgaaataaatgttgtaataCATCAGAAGTCTTCTGTTGTGTTTCCAACCTTTTGTTTCTAGGATAACCCGGACCCTTTAACCCAGGTTCTACAAGTAGAATGCCTGGCAAGCTCTTAAAGCAGCATCAAAGCAACCCTATGTCttcattataaatgtttgtCTAATCCATAATGCTGACCTCATTTCGGATGAAACAAGTGAAAGGAGGAACGACTGTGAGCTGTGTAAACAAGCCTACCTCACAAAGAGAGCCAGATTCCTGCGCCACACTTGCAGGAAAATAGCAAACACATACGAAAGGACGCTTTTTCATGCAGGCTATTGTATATACAGTGTGGTGTTAATTGCACAGATAGCTGACTTCGATCTGTGACTGCCAGCTTGGGATGTTTGGCTATTCTCAGCCGCCACAATCAGTGTCTAATCGATAGTGGTGCTCGTGTGGAATTTCCCAATCAATTTTCAATGAAAGGCAGAGAAAACCAGTAGCCTTGAGTCATTGTTGAAGTCAGCAAAACATCCACAAAGCTAGAAACTTTACACAAGTTCATATATAGTGGTTTATAAGTGGCTATGTCTCTTAGTCACTAACACTCAGATGTAGACATCCAAACCACATGCTTTCACTTAAAGCTTAAGAGGATAAAAATGCTCTTCCCATTCTTTCATCTTAAAGGAAGATCCACACAAGAGGAGAGGTGATTTGGATTAGATTTCAAAGCGACATTTTAATTCTTCCAAGGCTTtgaatctattttatttttaaacatttcatttccaatataggaggaaaaaaatgtagctttaaaaGATGTTAAGATACAAACTGATGGATGTAGGGCATAGTTGTTTTTCGATAAAGCTGCGTTCATACAATCTTTTAGTTCTAACAATAGAAAATAACTATGCGCAAGGTGTGTGTTGTAGTGaataacacacagagaataAATACTTGCTGTTAGCTTGCTGTCGGCTTGCTGTTAGCTTGCTGTAGGTAGCTAGTTAGCGAGAGCCGATTGATTGTTTTTTGGAACCAAATAATTAAAGATGTTTAAATACCATATACATTTAACAGTGGTTTCTTTACTACACTTTTATAGTGATATTTTactaacttttatttgtatattgcTGCTTTCACCGGTGCAATCACAACTTCTTAACTGCTGATTGTGTAAAAAGGCAACTGCTTAGTCATAACAAATGTATaagaacaaatcaaataaaaatggaaatatcttGTTAACACAATTTTTCAGTGCCTTCATGCATAAGTGTATATGGCATACCTACCAACACACTAACTGAGAAATTACAGAACCCAGTCAGTTTTTCTGGGGGGGAAACATGGGATTCAACAAGCCCCCCTTCCTGCCTCACATGCATTCTCATCAGAATATAATGAGTATCTCCCCACGGCTTGAGAACTACCTTGCAAATGTAGTCACCACACTAAAGAGTCCTTGGGAAATAAAGCTATTGTGAGTGGATGTGTATAtcaatgtaatacatttttcgTGAAGGTAATTGGCAATTTATTACCACAGCAACCACCAAAACAGTATAATTTCTGTATAATTAATagtttgttgctgttttattgCCTCTGCTCAGCGAGCAGCATTTTCTCGTTAGATTATTGCAAATTGCGAAAAGCATGAGAGTGTGCTCATTTACCTAAGTGCTATGACTGAATGTATGTTTAAGAGGCTTTTAAAAGGTTTGCTTTCTCTTCATGTCGGTTTCATGTTGCTTCCAGACTCAGTGGGTTACGGCAGGATAATTAAAACACCTACAAGACAAATGAAGAGCATTACCATGATTTAAACTTCTATTAACACCTGCACACTGAGCCTGATCGTTGCGGTGATTTATCACAACATATGAAATTGTTCTTTTTTCACAGGAGGAACTTGTCATTTCAATTAGTGCAAGTGAGCATGTACtaaatgtgtcagtgtttgtatATGAGCCAACGTACAATATCTTTGCAGGTTCTAAATGAAACAATAAGTAATAATGCACCAGTGATGGATTTACCCGAAGCCACAATAATATAAAGTTCTTCAAACCTATATCTGAACGTCTTAAGCTATAGCAACACTTAAAACCTGCAATGTGAAGGATGAGAGGAACAGAAAGATGGGTAACAGTTTACAATACACTACGGTACACAGCTTTTGATATGTTACTAGGGAGTGTCCATCCGCAAAGCCAGGGGCTGTGTGTATAGGCAGTGTGGACGGTGACACATAGTGTCATTGTTACAGGAAGTGGTTCCTCCGCACATCAGTGGAGCTAATCTTGGAATCAGCCGCACAAAAACCCTGAAATGGTCATCACACATCTCCATCTTGGTGGGAAAAAAGCTCAAAGATGGCTGTATTTTTTTAGCGAAACGCAGAAATTCAAAATTCCCCTTCCAAGTTCTTGTTAACTCTAACAGCGAAGCAATAAAAAGCGTCCTGACTGGAACCATTAAAAAGTGCAATGGGATGCGCATGGCCCAGAACAAGATGGCTCTAGTAGGGGATTCAAACCAGAACTCAGAACATCAGTCCATCTACAAAGCATTAGATTTCAGTGAGGTGCTTCCAGTATGAAGTGAGTTGCTGCACCAAGGTAAGGTCTTAAGTTATACAACATAGCTCTTGTTTTAGGCAATCCCTCACCTATCCTCTCCTGTAAGCTTTGCTAATGATCATGGATTCAAGCGGCTAAAATGAGTTCCCTTTAGTTTGGCTTAGCTGTTCCTTTGCAATAAAATGAGTCAGATTATTTGATCCCAGTCTCTGATGAGGATGTCTATCGTAGGCTTCCTTTCTGGGCATTTTTATATTGGAGGAGACCAATGAATCCAACCCATAGGGAGAACATATCCCATCTGGGAAGGCCTCAGGATCTTGCAGGAATGGCTAGAGAACATCGGAGAAGAACATCCAATTGCTCAACAAATTCTCTTGCACTGAATCAGTTCATGATATTATGCAATATTAACATACAAATTGTGAGTTTTGTGTTTAGAGACAAGGCCAAAATTGAAATCCTATCAACAGTATTTCGGACCTGGTTATTCTCTGGGCACCTTTTAAACAACCCTCTGGAAACTGGTGGATGACATCACAGAGAAGAATAGTCAAGGGAGACACCGGACTCATTGGAAAGGTGGACTTGGAATTGTGAAAAATGAATTGTTGTAAAAGCCACATAATGCtatgaatttaaaaataataagttTATGATGTGCCTTCATTAAAGGATCAGTCTGATATATCTGTATAGGTTGTTATATGGCATCATCATAACTTACCATTTTTCGAAACCTTGGGACCAAAGAAACAGAGATTACCAGTAGGGATCAGTTTAGTCATATTCAACGTTGACAGCCTGAGCTGCAAATGGGTGTGTAGTGAAATGAAGAGCAAGGTGTGTACTGTGACTTAAGCAGTCGTACACGCCACAGCATATCGGTAAACACCGTTAATCACAGGTTAGCAGATGAGAATGTTAATTGCAGCGAAGGAAGTAACAAGACCCAGAGGATGCTTCCATTTATCGACACCCCCACTGTTACTGATAAGGGCCAGAcgggcggtgtgtgtgtgtgtgtgtgtgtgtgtgtgtgtgtgtgtgtgtgtgtgtgtgtgtgtgtgtgtgtgtgtgtgtgtgtgtgtgtgcgtgcgtgcgtgcgtgtgtgtgtgtgtggtgagtgtgtgagagagagagtgttcaCACTGAAAAGTGAGGAGTGTCTAGAGGAAAGAGGTGACGAGGGGGATATAATGTTTAACACTGTgctttgcttttgctttttatgTCTCACATCCATTATTCTTCACTCTggacaagacacacacaccaacacactcacacaacctATCAGCAGTTAGCCAAACTAGCCAaactatgatttaaaaaaacaactgatgaTTTTGTACTTGGACTGACAGTACCTTCTGACTGGCACTGACTTtgactaatactaatactaGTACTGGCGGACACTGACTACTTACTAACACAAACAGCTAACTGACAGTCGCCTAGCAATGTGCTGTAAGTTCAAATAATTACAACGTTCACCTTGTTTAACCATATCAGATGACACCTATATAAAGCggcgcaagctagcaggggcagaatcacagaaacaaaacaaaaaaaagctgttttcatcACAAGGCCCTGCGCCAAACCTCGCTGTTAGCAAAGAGCAGATCAcatatcatgtgaatgcagctttacgAGTACTTTGTTTCTGTACgtgagaagagaaaaacaatcaacTAAAGTCAAGAAAGCACAGATGAGATGTTgggtaaatgaaatgaaaaaagatgaaCACTTGGGTATTTCTACAAAAGATGTCCGTCTGGGACTGAAGCTGTAAAAATGgtggtttattttaatgtgtgaatCATGATAACAGGCTTGTATAACTACTACAGTTCTACGTTTTTCCATTTTGCAAGAGGAACACAGACTGCTTCGCTGTAGGCTTTGAGGTATGTTCAAGTGTGACTCTTTGGCCACGACGCAGGCATCATGAAGCGACACAACTGTGTGCTCCATTGCAATGTATAAGCAGGATATAACCTCTTAAAGGGTCCAAAATCAGAAAATTAATGGACAATTTGGCATCACCCTTACATAATTTAACTATCAAAGGATTTAAGAGCAACCATTTTATTTAGTGGGATTTTAAGcatctgtttaaataaaaatgttcccCACTTTCACCGGCAGCAAACAGGTCAAAAATGCTCAATGTGTTATAAACCGTGAGAGAGTTTTGCTTTCACTCAGATGTGTTGGTATTGTCCCCAAACAAACAACCTGCACAGGGCTTCAACAGCATCTAAATCAATCAGCATGGCTCTATGCATCCGATAGCTGCCTAATTGATGCACTAATCCAGTCACTAAGTACTGCAGCGCTGTGGAGTCTGCCCAAAGCAAACACCACACAGAAGTCATCAATGAGCTGATCTCAAACAGAGAGCGGAGCAGGACTGACAGAACATCTATGAACTATAGATCAGCAAGAGAAGTGCACACACCTTTTGGCCTGGAGCAACACAGCAGTCTTCTGTGATGAGCCTGCAGGAGAGGTGGCCGCAACACGGTTTCTTTTCTAATATCTAACCTTTGACTGCGAAGCAAACCTTTTGTCTCAAACAGCACTGAGGTCTGTGAACTTTTTTAGTAACTTTAGTTCAGTTTACAGATTGAGGTCACATGGTGTGGTGGATTCCAGTCTTCAACACAAGCTTGCAAGATTATTTTaggtttgttctacaacacAAAATGAATCAGTAAATACCTCAATCTTTATGTCCAATGCTTCTACGCTTCCATTAAAAGACTACTAAACATccaaacattagccgctttTAGCTCGGCAGCCATGATTTAGTTTGTTTGCAGCGTTACATTAGCGCTTTACTTCTGGCGATTGCATTTGCCCCTCGATAATcaaaaagtggtgttaatatgtggagaccatccggctgaacaaaacgtgtaagtatcataaacatgtgtttccgaaatacagtatattatgtTCCGTAGTATTTCCCAATCTAAcgggaaaaaaacattgctttttgtcgagggtgccatcactgcaccactgtgTCATCTGCTTTGATAGACCACAGGAGATGGACCCAGAGGCCTCCAGTGGAGTTCCAACCTGAAGCTATCCTCAAAGACCTGAAGTCTGCTAAAAAAGGAGCAATTCAGGAATATTAGTATATTTGTCTTGGTTCTAGTCAGAATATTTCTTTACACTTAGACATAATAACTAAAGACgtaacaatgcagtgagatataggGTCTTGTTTGAGACAATGTAAGTCTCAGAGTAATCAAGATTTTTGTTGACATGTCACAAGATGTTTAAGCTGCTACGTTATAAGTAAAAGATGGATCCTCTTGTTTCAAGAAATAAATCGTACTTgatttaagaaaacacattttattggaaaataaCAAACTATTATCAGAAAACACATATCCTGATCCTAGTAAGTTTTCCAAGCTAATTACAAGATGTAATTTGCctaaatatcccatcttatGTCACGAAATCTTACCAAGCTTGTTCTATTGGCAGATGTTTTAACTTATTAAAAGcgaaaacaccttttttaaatgattttactttGATTTTGAAGCAGCCTTTTTTCCAGTGCATACCTCCATCCCTACGCCTTAGGGACACGTTGCTATACCTGCTGCACCGCCATGCAAAGCTACAATTTTGTTTCATCATCTCTTAGAGAATTTGGCTTGGATCCCAGTGCAGTAGAGGTGAATGAAATCCAGTTTGCGGTACGATCAGTATTGAAAAGTTgtattttcaatttcaaattgTAAGGAAATGCGTGATTTTAGAACCAATGTCTTTTGTCTGTGTTCATCTGTTCACTTATTTTAACCCTTTGTGTGGTATTCTTGTTGGGTTGATGTTGAGGACCTCCACTCTGTGACAGGTGTGAGGAACTGTTACtggacaaagaagaaaaaggtgtCATCTAAGCTGTTTCTCAATGATAATTCAAGTTTCAGCATACAGCAACGACAGACGGGTGAAGAAGGAAGGGGACAGAGGGATAGTTGAAGGCGGGAGGAGATAGGAATCGATCCTGGAAGTGTGTTCCTCCCCACCAACACTGAGGTTAAAGGAGAAAGCTGCGCAGAACAATGTCCTACTGAGTAATTACAAGAGCACCTCTCTTAACACACACAACTGACCCCGCTCCATGCCTACCCGTGTTAATAATCAGTGCTCATAATGAACACAATCCATAGGTCTGCTGGGTTAAGGTCCTCAACAACCTTGCTCCAAGCAACAACGGCCAAGCTCAGCACAAAGAGACGCTTTCTTTTGCTGGAGCTGTGTGACGCTACTGCCCCCCTGTGGACACAAGGGACACTGACGGCATCCAGGTTTTAGAAGATTTGTAGCAGCTTCATTTATTCTATGAGGTAATATTACTGTataccaggggtgtccaaactacagcacgggggccaaatgcggccctcatcaaattcaaaaagtataatgggatatggcccacaaatgaaacttgtgcttgtcttatgttctacttcttaaatatatatctaaacatattttacacaGTGTTCATGTGTGAATAAGcccactttttaaataaattcagtcaattaaagttgagaacattttcaaacaaatcttagttaataagaaaaagcccaataactaaTTTGCATAACAAGCCTGAAATATatccttcatatttcctcttattataagcaatctgaggcttctatTTTAAGGAATGGGCTGCCAACAACGTAAATATGGAGAGcttcttaaagcattttcaagtatcaagcataatttatctacatttgattgatttttttgctaacttataacttaacttatgagggaatatacctcacctctagtgagtcACCCAGCccttcatatatttttctgtatgtggccctctgtgaaaaaggtttggacacccctgctgtataGTCTGTGGGTCAGTAACATAACCCTAACACTAACCATAATCCTGATTTATGGGCCTTTAAATAATAACTCATGTGTTGCAAGTATTTATTaagtaatttattatttgtatcttGTAATACTCTTAACATTTTTGTTGTGCTGTTCCTGTTCATATTAAATGTACCATTAATTATTGCAATTATTTAGTTAGATTGAAGTTATGgtaaaaccttttattttgaaggcagttttgggcactgggtgattTGGGCACCTGGTAAATatg includes the following:
- the LOC134879900 gene encoding tripartite motif-containing protein 16-like, whose translation is MAQKGVQLDRETFSCPICLDLLKDPVAFPCGHTYCMKCIEGVWDGEDEKKIHTCPRCRQSFSPRPVLLKNTMLAALVDELKKTGLQVAPADHCYAGAEEVACDVCTGRKLRASQSCLVCLASSCDKHLQPHYEVAPLKKHRLVEPSKMLQENICSRHYKEMKMFCRTDQQCICYLCSVDEHKGHDTVSAAAERTERQRDLEGRRQNIQQRIQDREKEVKLLQPEVEAVNRSADKAVEDSEKTFTELIRLMEKRSSDVKQQVRSQQKGEVSRVKELQEISELKRRDAELKLLSHTEDHNQFLHNYPSLSPLSEPTHSSSTNIGPLRYFEVLTAAVSALRDKLEDVLRDEWTDVSSTEVDVLLSPAEPTTRAVFLKYSQEITLDPNTAHTQLLLSEGSRKATNMGKHQFYSSHQDRFTVYPQVLSRESLMGRCYWEVEWRGGVLFIAVAYKNISGCECGFGNNDKSWALFYQQYSYTFCYNSINTPVSGPQSSRVGVYLDHRAGILSFYSISETMTLLHRVQTTFTEPLHAGLLLYNPGDTAELCQLT